One Streptomyces sp. NBC_00102 DNA segment encodes these proteins:
- a CDS encoding substrate-binding domain-containing protein, translating into MADNMPADGARETPGPRVVAAGPKDLKFRLLAQELRQQVRDGIWPVGGRLPTEKQLALGSGSSVSTVRRAVDELIAEGLVVRRQGSGTFVLAPDAPRAARALIGVLVPDTTFYYPQVLQGIEEGLSAAGARLLLTCSGYDQEREARDVADLLDGGADGLLLVPTFNGPDHRAGYLERIAALPVPVVLIERRGTSLGDTSEYVCTHHEAGAYDAVRHLAGLGHRSIGLVLRAPAPTAPPLIEGYRQAAAELGCRTTEFEATRQEWSPATADRALAALRAGGATAAVCFGDRQAALLEGAARRAGLTVPDDLALVAYDDEIADLADIPLTAVAPPKHLLGRTAAETLLRRLREPGSARHRILLRPSITIRQSCGARPPAGPGAPTTVVPTAAPGPAKTPSTPSPKQREITS; encoded by the coding sequence ATGGCCGACAACATGCCCGCCGACGGGGCCCGCGAGACGCCCGGCCCCAGGGTCGTCGCGGCAGGACCCAAGGATCTCAAGTTCCGGCTGCTCGCGCAGGAGTTGCGACAGCAGGTGCGCGACGGGATCTGGCCGGTCGGTGGTCGGCTGCCCACCGAGAAGCAACTCGCCCTCGGCAGCGGCTCGTCGGTCTCCACCGTACGGCGCGCGGTGGACGAACTGATCGCCGAGGGGCTCGTCGTACGGAGACAGGGCTCGGGCACCTTCGTGCTGGCACCCGACGCACCCCGCGCCGCCCGCGCGCTCATCGGCGTACTCGTCCCCGACACCACCTTCTACTACCCGCAGGTCCTCCAGGGCATCGAGGAGGGGCTCTCCGCCGCCGGCGCCCGCCTGCTGCTCACCTGCTCCGGTTACGACCAGGAGCGCGAGGCCAGGGACGTGGCCGACCTGCTCGACGGGGGCGCGGACGGGCTGCTGCTCGTCCCCACCTTCAACGGCCCCGACCACCGGGCGGGTTACCTGGAGCGGATCGCCGCCCTGCCGGTCCCGGTCGTCCTGATCGAGCGGCGCGGCACCTCGCTCGGCGACACCAGTGAGTACGTCTGCACCCACCACGAGGCCGGCGCCTACGACGCCGTACGGCACCTCGCCGGGCTCGGCCACCGCTCCATCGGCCTGGTGCTGCGCGCCCCCGCCCCGACCGCCCCGCCACTGATCGAGGGCTACCGCCAGGCGGCGGCCGAACTCGGCTGCCGTACGACGGAGTTCGAGGCGACCCGGCAGGAGTGGAGCCCGGCCACCGCGGACCGCGCCCTCGCCGCGCTCCGGGCGGGCGGCGCCACCGCCGCCGTCTGCTTCGGCGACCGGCAGGCCGCACTCCTGGAGGGCGCAGCCCGCCGGGCCGGGCTCACCGTCCCCGACGACCTCGCCCTCGTCGCCTACGACGACGAGATCGCCGACCTCGCCGACATCCCGCTCACCGCGGTGGCACCCCCCAAGCACCTGCTGGGCCGTACCGCCGCCGAGACACTGCTGCGGCGGCTGCGCGAACCCGGATCGGCCCGCCACCGCATCCTGCTGCGCCCCAGCATCACCATCCGCCAGTCCTGCGGAGCCAGGCCGCCCGCCGGACCGGGAGCGCCCACCACGGTCGTACCCACCGCGGCCCCCGGCCCGGCGAAGACCCCCTCCACCCCCTCACCCAAGCAA
- a CDS encoding carbohydrate ABC transporter permease, protein MAVTTSGRPPGRLARTRSRLTTTQVLGVPLVWIVAGFNILTGLWLLLSSLKSGDEIFSSPWHLPGALHWDNYSRAWSEGNFGVAAVNTVVVVGGTAVITLVFAAPAAYVLSRVTTRFNGGFVLFFALGLGIPAQVVMLPLFVVMNKLLLVDSLFGLIVVYVATSLPFAVFFLTGFFSTLPVELEEAAALDGASAFRTFWQVMLPLARGGLVTVLILNVIQHWGETVFALVFIQNTDHQTLSLALLGFLQQMQYNGADWGGLFAGVAVVVLPVLACYVWLGRRIIEGMTVGSVK, encoded by the coding sequence ATGGCCGTCACCACGTCCGGTCGTCCCCCCGGCCGCCTCGCCCGCACGAGGAGCCGGCTCACCACCACCCAGGTCCTCGGCGTCCCGCTGGTCTGGATCGTCGCCGGCTTCAACATCCTCACCGGGCTGTGGCTGCTGCTCTCCTCGCTGAAGAGCGGCGACGAGATCTTCAGCTCGCCGTGGCATCTGCCGGGTGCCCTGCACTGGGACAACTACTCCCGGGCCTGGAGCGAGGGGAACTTCGGGGTGGCGGCGGTCAACACCGTCGTCGTGGTGGGCGGCACCGCCGTGATCACCCTCGTGTTCGCCGCACCCGCCGCCTACGTCCTCAGCCGGGTCACCACCCGGTTCAACGGCGGCTTCGTCCTCTTCTTCGCCCTCGGCCTCGGCATCCCGGCCCAGGTCGTGATGCTGCCGCTCTTCGTCGTCATGAACAAACTGCTCCTCGTGGACAGCCTGTTCGGTCTGATCGTGGTCTACGTGGCGACCTCGCTGCCCTTCGCCGTCTTCTTCCTCACCGGCTTCTTCTCGACCCTGCCGGTCGAGCTGGAGGAGGCCGCCGCGCTGGACGGGGCATCCGCCTTCCGTACGTTCTGGCAGGTCATGCTGCCGCTGGCGCGCGGCGGCCTGGTCACCGTGCTGATCCTCAACGTCATCCAGCACTGGGGGGAGACCGTGTTCGCCCTCGTCTTCATCCAGAACACCGACCACCAGACGCTCTCCCTGGCGCTCCTCGGGTTCCTCCAGCAGATGCAGTACAACGGCGCAGACTGGGGCGGCCTGTTCGCGGGCGTGGCCGTGGTCGTGCTCCCGGTCCTCGCCTGCTACGTATGGCTGGGCCGCCGGATCATCGAAGGCATGACCGTCGGCTCCGTCAAGTGA